A region of Mesorhizobium sp. AR02 DNA encodes the following proteins:
- a CDS encoding malonate--CoA ligase, translated as MSNHLFDAFRSRMPAPGRLLMETDDGRWLSYGDMLARSAQLAHALLQLDVEPGDRVAVQVEKSPEALLLYLACVRAGAVFLPLNTAYTLTELAYFFGDAAPRVIICDPAKSADIARMVEPSGAVVVTLDRHGQGSLADQASRQASDFHDVERGADDLAAILYTSGTTGRSKGAMLSHENLASNARVLVEQWRFTSGDVLIHALPIFHTHGLFVATNVILMAGASMRFEQKFDPARIIALLPRATVLMGVPTFYVRLLQQDGLDREAAKNIRLFVSGSAPLLAETHKAWRERTGHAILERYGMTETNMNTSNPYDGERRAGTVGFPLPGVALRIADPDTGKPLAQGEVGMIEVKGPNVFGGYWRMPEKTKAEFRADGFFITGDLGIVDADGYVHIVGRGKDLIISGGYNIYPKELESEIDALAGVLESAVIGVAHPDFGEGVTAVVVRAPGAQITGAEILGAIAGRLAKYKHPKQVIFVDELPRNTMGKVQKNLLRDTYKDLYAS; from the coding sequence ATGAGCAATCATCTGTTCGATGCGTTCCGGTCCCGGATGCCGGCGCCCGGGCGTCTGTTGATGGAAACCGACGATGGGCGCTGGCTCAGCTATGGCGACATGCTGGCGCGGTCGGCGCAGCTCGCGCATGCGCTTTTGCAGTTGGACGTCGAGCCGGGTGATCGTGTCGCGGTGCAGGTCGAGAAGAGCCCGGAGGCGCTGTTGCTCTACCTCGCCTGTGTGCGCGCCGGTGCCGTCTTTCTGCCGCTCAACACCGCCTACACGCTGACCGAGCTCGCATATTTCTTCGGCGATGCAGCACCTCGCGTCATTATCTGCGATCCGGCGAAGTCGGCCGATATCGCGCGCATGGTCGAGCCATCCGGCGCGGTCGTGGTCACGCTCGACCGCCATGGCCAGGGATCGCTGGCGGACCAGGCATCGCGGCAGGCGTCCGATTTTCACGATGTCGAGCGGGGCGCGGATGATCTCGCGGCAATTCTCTACACGTCGGGAACCACCGGCCGATCGAAAGGCGCCATGCTCAGCCACGAGAACCTCGCCTCGAATGCGCGGGTGCTGGTCGAGCAATGGCGCTTCACCTCAGGCGATGTGCTGATCCACGCGCTGCCGATCTTCCATACGCACGGCCTGTTTGTCGCCACCAACGTCATCCTGATGGCCGGCGCCTCGATGCGGTTCGAACAGAAATTCGATCCGGCCCGCATCATCGCACTGCTGCCGCGTGCCACAGTGCTGATGGGCGTGCCGACCTTTTATGTGCGCCTGCTCCAGCAGGATGGCCTGGACCGCGAGGCGGCGAAGAATATCCGCCTGTTCGTGTCCGGCTCGGCGCCGCTGCTGGCCGAGACGCACAAGGCCTGGCGCGAGCGCACCGGCCACGCCATCCTCGAACGCTACGGCATGACCGAGACCAACATGAACACCTCCAATCCCTATGACGGCGAACGGCGCGCCGGCACGGTCGGCTTCCCCTTGCCCGGTGTTGCGCTGCGCATCGCCGATCCCGACACGGGCAAGCCGTTGGCCCAGGGCGAGGTCGGCATGATCGAGGTCAAGGGTCCGAACGTGTTTGGTGGCTACTGGCGCATGCCGGAAAAGACCAAGGCGGAATTCCGCGCCGACGGCTTCTTCATCACCGGCGATCTCGGCATCGTCGATGCCGATGGTTATGTCCACATCGTCGGCCGCGGCAAGGACCTGATCATATCGGGCGGCTACAACATCTATCCGAAGGAGCTCGAAAGCGAGATCGACGCGCTTGCCGGGGTCTTGGAAAGCGCCGTCATCGGTGTTGCCCATCCGGATTTCGGCGAAGGTGTCACCGCGGTCGTCGTGCGGGCGCCGGGGGCACAGATCACCGGAGCTGAAATCCTTGGCGCCATCGCCGGGCGCTTGGCGAAATACAAGCATCCGAAGCAGGTGATCTTCGTCGACGAATTGCCGCGCAACACGATGGGCAAGGTGCAGAAGAATCTTTTGCGCGACACCTACAAGGATCTCTACGCGTCCTAA
- a CDS encoding ABC transporter ATP-binding protein/permease, producing the protein MSDAKPRSKPADGIKPDGTPKPRRGKPRRQRPRDEIPRDNEPREKKPRKNKASIVEAAASEVVGETPLPPEAVEPDPELTAEEAEQARKKYLLKRFWISGRGYWGRHGDRLGWPLTVGLLILIIVNVGFQYGINLWNRAIFDAIERRDAHTVYFLSAVFVPLVLGSISLVVVQVYLRMTMQRRWRSWLTTSVIARWLANGRYYQLNLVKGDHQNPEARLSEDLRVATEAPVDFVAGVIVATLSASTFIVVLWTIGGALSVTLGGSTFTVPGFLVITAVIYAAITSTSMFVIGRDFVRLSEEKNQTEAEFRYVLTRVRENGESIALLGGEAEERSGIDRTFAGVLKRWAQLTGQHMRTAVVSQGSSLFAPVVPVLLCAPKFLEGSMSLGQVMQAASAFAIVQGAFGWLVDNYPRLADWNASARRIASLMMSLDGLERAEQSDELGRIKHGETKGDTMLSLDNLSVTLDDGTSVVKETEVGVEAGERVLVSGESGSGKSTLVRAIAGLWPWGSGSVNFHPDKRLFMLPQRPYIPSGTLRRVVAYPAAANRWKIEQIKAALDKVGLGYLTGRIKEEAPWDQTLSGGEKQRVAFARLLLHRPDIVVLDEATSALDEKSQDQMMETVIRELPEVTIVSVAHRAELEAFHTRKITLERRKGGAKLVGDINLVPRKRKRSLLQRALWGSGTRLEKPRKTASR; encoded by the coding sequence ATGTCCGACGCGAAGCCCAGATCGAAACCGGCCGACGGCATCAAACCGGACGGCACTCCGAAGCCACGTCGAGGAAAGCCGCGACGCCAGAGGCCGCGTGACGAGATTCCGCGCGATAATGAGCCGCGCGAGAAGAAGCCGCGCAAGAACAAGGCATCGATCGTCGAAGCGGCAGCTTCCGAGGTTGTCGGCGAGACTCCACTGCCACCGGAAGCCGTCGAACCCGATCCGGAGTTGACGGCCGAGGAGGCCGAGCAGGCGCGCAAGAAGTACCTGCTGAAGCGGTTCTGGATCAGCGGACGCGGTTACTGGGGGCGGCACGGCGACAGACTCGGCTGGCCATTGACGGTCGGGCTGCTGATCCTGATCATCGTCAATGTCGGCTTTCAGTACGGCATCAATCTCTGGAACCGCGCCATCTTCGACGCCATCGAAAGGCGCGACGCCCATACCGTCTATTTCCTCAGCGCGGTGTTCGTGCCGCTCGTGCTTGGCAGCATCAGCCTTGTCGTCGTGCAGGTCTATCTGCGCATGACCATGCAGCGCCGCTGGCGCTCCTGGCTGACCACCTCGGTGATAGCGCGCTGGTTGGCCAATGGCCGCTACTACCAGCTGAACCTCGTGAAGGGTGACCACCAGAACCCCGAGGCCCGCCTCTCGGAAGATCTGCGCGTCGCCACCGAGGCGCCGGTCGACTTCGTCGCCGGCGTAATTGTCGCCACCCTGTCGGCCTCGACCTTCATCGTGGTGCTGTGGACGATCGGCGGAGCCTTGAGCGTCACGCTGGGAGGCTCGACCTTCACCGTGCCCGGCTTCCTCGTCATCACGGCGGTGATCTATGCCGCGATCACCTCCACCTCGATGTTCGTTATCGGCCGCGATTTCGTGCGTTTGTCCGAGGAGAAGAACCAGACGGAAGCCGAATTCCGCTACGTGCTGACGCGCGTGCGCGAAAACGGCGAGAGCATCGCCTTGCTCGGCGGCGAGGCGGAGGAACGGAGCGGCATCGACAGGACCTTTGCAGGCGTGCTGAAGCGATGGGCGCAACTGACCGGCCAGCACATGCGCACGGCGGTGGTGTCGCAGGGCTCGAGCCTGTTCGCGCCGGTCGTGCCGGTGCTGCTGTGCGCGCCAAAATTCCTCGAAGGCTCGATGTCGCTCGGCCAGGTCATGCAGGCGGCCTCCGCCTTCGCCATCGTGCAGGGCGCGTTCGGCTGGCTGGTCGACAATTATCCACGTCTTGCCGACTGGAACGCCTCCGCACGCCGCATCGCCTCGCTGATGATGTCGCTCGACGGGCTGGAGCGTGCCGAACAGAGCGACGAGCTGGGGCGCATCAAGCATGGCGAGACCAAGGGCGATACGATGCTCTCCCTCGACAATCTCTCCGTGACGCTCGACGACGGCACTTCCGTGGTGAAGGAAACGGAAGTCGGAGTTGAAGCGGGCGAGCGGGTGCTGGTGTCCGGCGAATCCGGCTCGGGCAAGTCGACGCTGGTGCGGGCGATCGCCGGCCTGTGGCCATGGGGAAGCGGCAGCGTCAATTTCCATCCCGACAAACGATTGTTCATGCTGCCGCAGCGGCCCTACATCCCTTCCGGCACGCTGCGCCGGGTGGTCGCCTATCCCGCGGCGGCCAACCGCTGGAAGATCGAACAGATCAAGGCCGCCCTCGACAAGGTCGGCCTCGGCTACCTCACCGGCCGGATCAAAGAGGAAGCGCCCTGGGACCAGACCCTGTCGGGCGGCGAAAAACAGCGGGTCGCCTTCGCGCGCCTTTTGCTGCATCGCCCAGACATCGTCGTGCTGGACGAGGCGACCTCGGCGCTGGATGAGAAGAGCCAGGACCAGATGATGGAAACGGTGATCCGCGAATTGCCCGAGGTTACCATCGTCAGCGTGGCGCACCGCGCCGAACTGGAAGCCTTCCACACCCGCAAGATCACGCTGGAGCGGCGCAAGGGCGGCGCAAAACTGGTCGGGGATATCAACCTTGTGCCGCGCAAGCGCAAACGCAGCCTGCTTCAGCGTGCCTTGTGGGGCTCCGGGACGAGGCTTGAAAAGCCGCGCAAGACGGCGAGCCGCTAA
- the rpe gene encoding ribulose-phosphate 3-epimerase, translated as MSRKTLIAPSVLASDFSKLGDEVEAVAAAGADWIHLDVMDGHFVPNITFGPPVIKAIRNRTKAFFDCHLMIAPADPYLAAFAEAGCDGMTVHAEAGPHLDRSLQTIRNLGKKAGVSLNPATPETMIEYVLDRLDLILIMTVNPGFGGQAFIPAMVDKVRRVKALIGDRPIRIEIDGGVSPETAPLVTSAGADVLVAGAAIFKGGSVEAYRANIEAIRTAADKAAG; from the coding sequence ATGAGCAGAAAGACCTTGATCGCACCGTCGGTGCTGGCTTCGGACTTTTCGAAGCTCGGTGACGAGGTCGAAGCGGTGGCGGCGGCCGGTGCGGACTGGATCCATCTCGATGTCATGGATGGCCATTTCGTCCCCAACATCACCTTCGGTCCGCCCGTCATCAAGGCGATCCGCAACCGCACCAAGGCTTTCTTCGACTGCCATCTGATGATTGCGCCGGCCGATCCCTATCTCGCCGCCTTCGCCGAGGCCGGCTGTGACGGCATGACGGTGCATGCGGAGGCCGGCCCGCATCTCGACCGCTCGCTGCAGACCATCAGGAACCTCGGCAAGAAGGCCGGTGTGTCGCTCAATCCGGCGACGCCGGAAACGATGATCGAATATGTGCTCGACCGGCTCGACCTGATCCTGATCATGACCGTCAATCCAGGTTTTGGCGGCCAGGCTTTCATCCCTGCCATGGTCGACAAGGTGAGAAGGGTCAAGGCGCTGATCGGCGACCGGCCGATCCGCATCGAAATCGACGGCGGCGTTTCGCCCGAAACAGCCCCCTTGGTCACATCAGCCGGCGCCGATGTGCTGGTGGCAGGTGCCGCCATCTTCAAGGGCGGCAGCGTCGAAGCTTACCGCGCCAACATCGAGGCAATCAGGACAGCGGCCGACAAAGCCGCCGGCTAA
- a CDS encoding SIS domain-containing protein, which produces MISNTTHMQREIEEIPQAVARLLDGSGAVLAEAGRGIRERDPHFVVTVARGSSDHAATFMKYAVELTAGLAVASVGPSIASIYGRKLRLGGSACLAISQSGKSPDIVAMAETARAGGALTIAITNTADSPLARASDYAIDILAGPERSVAATKTFVNSAVAGLALMAHSTGDEALLAALARLPEHFGKAIACDWMSVLSETIEKQKSLFILGRGPSAAMANEAALKFKETCGMHAEAYSAAEVMHGPLALIGPDFPVLALAARDASEPSIAEAADGLAAKGAPVFVTSALANRATRLPHVATGHPLTDPLTLIVSFYVFVEAFARHRGLDPDTPRNLRKVTETV; this is translated from the coding sequence GCTCGCCGAAGCCGGGCGCGGCATCAGGGAACGCGACCCCCATTTCGTCGTCACTGTGGCGCGCGGCTCGTCCGACCATGCCGCGACCTTCATGAAATATGCCGTCGAACTGACCGCGGGCCTTGCCGTCGCTTCGGTCGGCCCTTCCATCGCTTCGATCTATGGCCGCAAGCTCCGCCTTGGCGGCTCGGCCTGCCTGGCGATCTCGCAGTCGGGCAAGAGCCCTGACATCGTCGCCATGGCCGAAACCGCACGCGCCGGCGGCGCGCTGACCATCGCAATCACCAACACCGCCGATTCGCCGCTGGCGCGCGCCTCGGACTATGCGATCGACATATTGGCCGGGCCCGAGCGCAGCGTCGCGGCAACCAAGACCTTCGTCAATTCCGCCGTCGCCGGTCTTGCTTTGATGGCGCATTCCACCGGCGACGAGGCGCTTCTGGCGGCACTTGCCCGCTTGCCCGAGCATTTCGGCAAGGCGATCGCCTGCGACTGGATGAGCGTGCTCTCCGAAACCATCGAGAAGCAGAAGTCGCTGTTCATCCTTGGCCGCGGCCCGTCGGCGGCGATGGCCAACGAGGCGGCACTGAAGTTCAAGGAAACCTGCGGCATGCATGCCGAGGCCTATAGTGCGGCCGAAGTGATGCATGGCCCGCTGGCGCTGATCGGCCCCGACTTTCCCGTGCTGGCGCTGGCCGCGCGCGATGCGTCCGAGCCGTCCATCGCCGAAGCGGCAGACGGCCTGGCGGCCAAGGGGGCGCCGGTGTTCGTTACATCAGCGCTTGCCAACCGCGCCACGCGCCTGCCGCATGTCGCCACCGGTCACCCGCTGACCGATCCGCTGACGCTGATCGTCTCCTTCTACGTGTTCGTCGAGGCCTTCGCGCGCCACCGCGGCCTCGATCCGGACACGCCGCGCAATCTTCGCAAGGTGACGGAGACGGTATGA
- the nagA gene encoding N-acetylglucosamine-6-phosphate deacetylase — MSDRFALTGARIFDGDDWHEDAALVVRDGLVEAILPTGAIPADIRAVDTGGRMLVPGFVDIQVNGGGGVMLNDHPDVASIETICRAHAPFGTTALLATLITDTPAITAAAIAAGEAAAQQKVPGFLGLHLEGPHLSIARKGAHDPALIRPMTDADQAMLIAARQKLPVLLTTIAPESVEPARVAALVKAGVVVSLGHSDTGYATAKAFAEAGASVVTHLFNAMSQIGNREPGLVGAAIDIGTLSAGLIADGIHVHPTTIRIALDAKQGPGKIVLVSDAMATIGTDMTSFTLNGRTIYRRDGSLRLADGTLAGADLDMISAVRFMHNVVGIDLSEALRMASLYPAQAIGQSHRLGRLANGTAADIVALSDDLGIGSVWIGGDKVFEAGASR; from the coding sequence ATGAGCGATCGTTTTGCCCTGACCGGCGCCCGCATTTTCGACGGCGACGACTGGCATGAAGACGCGGCACTTGTCGTGCGTGACGGCCTGGTCGAGGCTATTTTGCCCACCGGTGCCATCCCCGCGGATATCCGTGCTGTCGACACTGGCGGCCGCATGCTGGTGCCGGGCTTCGTCGACATCCAGGTCAATGGCGGCGGCGGCGTCATGCTCAACGACCACCCCGATGTCGCCTCGATCGAAACCATATGCCGGGCGCACGCGCCGTTCGGCACGACGGCGCTGCTGGCGACGCTGATCACCGATACGCCTGCCATCACCGCTGCTGCCATCGCCGCCGGCGAGGCAGCCGCGCAGCAAAAGGTTCCGGGATTCCTCGGCTTGCATCTCGAAGGCCCGCATCTGTCGATCGCCCGCAAGGGCGCGCATGATCCGGCGCTGATCCGGCCGATGACGGATGCCGACCAGGCGATGCTGATCGCGGCCCGGCAGAAGCTGCCTGTGTTGCTCACCACGATCGCGCCGGAATCCGTCGAACCGGCGCGCGTTGCGGCATTGGTCAAGGCCGGCGTCGTCGTCAGCCTCGGCCATTCCGACACGGGTTACGCCACGGCAAAAGCCTTCGCCGAAGCGGGTGCCAGCGTGGTCACCCATCTGTTCAACGCGATGAGCCAGATCGGCAACCGGGAACCTGGCCTTGTCGGTGCGGCCATCGACATTGGTACCTTGTCCGCCGGGCTGATCGCCGACGGCATTCATGTTCATCCCACGACCATCAGGATCGCGCTCGATGCCAAGCAGGGCCCGGGCAAGATCGTGCTGGTCAGCGACGCGATGGCGACGATCGGCACCGACATGACCTCGTTCACGCTGAACGGCCGCACCATCTACCGCCGGGATGGGAGTCTCAGGCTTGCCGACGGCACGCTGGCTGGCGCCGATCTCGACATGATCTCGGCCGTGCGCTTCATGCACAATGTCGTTGGTATCGATCTGTCCGAGGCCTTGCGCATGGCCTCGCTCTACCCGGCGCAGGCGATCGGCCAGTCGCACCGGCTTGGCCGCCTGGCCAATGGCACGGCGGCGGATATCGTTGCGCTGTCGGACGATCTTGGCATAGGAAGCGTCTGGATCGGCGGCGACAAGGTGTTCGAGGCCGGCGCTTCACGCTGA
- a CDS encoding NAD(P)/FAD-dependent oxidoreductase, producing MQTIDCVVAGAGVVGLAIARALAVSGREVVVVEQADAIGTITSSRNSEVIHAGLYYAPGSLKARLCVEGRRQLYAYCAEHNVAHARTGKLIVASEPGQTDGLRKIQENARRCGVDDLQFLTRGEAESLEPALTCAGALLSPSTGIVDSHALMLSLRGDAEAAGASFAFLTSVAGATIDADGIRIDTRDAYGETFALEARAFVNAAGLDAQAVACRIDGFPRDLIPRQWLARGNYFALPGRSPFSRLIYPVPVEGGLGVHLTLDLGGSARFGPDVEWVDRVDYTVDPDRSAVFYEAIRHYWPDLADGALQPAYAGIRPKLSGPGQAAADFMIQGPADHGTGRIVNLFGIESPGLTASLAIADHVVELLDGK from the coding sequence ATGCAGACAATCGATTGTGTCGTCGCCGGAGCAGGCGTCGTCGGGCTTGCCATTGCCAGGGCGCTTGCCGTGTCGGGCCGTGAGGTGGTGGTGGTCGAGCAGGCCGATGCGATCGGCACCATCACCAGTTCGCGCAATTCCGAAGTCATCCATGCCGGGCTCTACTATGCGCCGGGAAGCCTGAAGGCCCGGCTCTGCGTCGAAGGGCGTCGGCAACTCTACGCCTACTGCGCGGAGCACAACGTCGCCCATGCTCGCACCGGCAAGCTGATCGTTGCCAGCGAGCCAGGCCAGACGGACGGGTTGCGGAAGATCCAGGAAAATGCGCGACGCTGTGGGGTCGACGATCTCCAGTTCTTGACGCGGGGCGAGGCCGAAAGCCTGGAACCGGCGCTGACATGTGCCGGCGCGCTCTTGTCGCCATCGACCGGCATTGTCGACAGCCATGCACTGATGCTCTCGCTGCGCGGCGACGCCGAAGCCGCCGGCGCATCTTTCGCTTTCCTCACCTCGGTCGCCGGGGCGACGATCGACGCCGACGGGATCCGGATCGACACGCGCGATGCCTATGGCGAGACCTTCGCCCTGGAGGCTCGCGCCTTCGTCAATGCGGCGGGTCTTGATGCGCAAGCGGTGGCCTGCCGCATCGATGGCTTCCCAAGGGATCTCATCCCCCGGCAGTGGCTGGCGCGCGGAAACTATTTCGCGCTTCCGGGCCGGTCGCCGTTTTCGCGGCTGATCTATCCGGTCCCAGTCGAAGGCGGCCTTGGCGTCCATCTGACGCTTGACCTCGGCGGCAGTGCGCGCTTCGGGCCTGATGTCGAATGGGTCGACCGCGTGGATTATACCGTCGATCCCGACCGAAGCGCCGTCTTCTATGAAGCGATCCGGCACTATTGGCCCGATCTTGCCGACGGCGCCCTGCAACCGGCCTATGCCGGCATCAGGCCGAAACTGTCCGGCCCGGGTCAGGCGGCGGCCGATTTCATGATCCAGGGTCCGGCCGATCATGGCACTGGGCGGATCGTCAATCTGTTCGGCATAGAGAGCCCCGGCCTGACGGCAAGCCTGGCGATCGCCGACCATGTCGTCGAACTGCTGGACGGGAAATGA
- a CDS encoding GntR family transcriptional regulator: MTYGAANLNDDGTGSKSTLASTVYHQLRDDLLGGALETESKLRVEWVVSKYGAGASPVREALNRLASEGLLGRHDQRGFFIMPVSATELEELTRTRCWLEERALRESIAHRTAEWEEQLVLALHRLGRASRLSPQSLSSLDPDWEKLHRTFHRVLISACRSHWLVGFCDQLSDHAYRYRQMASDGEGIQRDDFGEHRLIAECALDGNADGAVQALIDHYQLTASMCMERFKQGEISKAAASVERARR; this comes from the coding sequence TTGACATATGGAGCTGCCAACCTGAACGACGACGGCACAGGATCCAAGAGCACACTTGCCAGTACGGTCTATCACCAATTGCGGGATGATCTTCTCGGCGGTGCTCTTGAAACCGAAAGCAAGCTGCGGGTCGAGTGGGTTGTTTCCAAGTATGGCGCCGGTGCTTCCCCGGTTCGTGAAGCCCTGAATCGCCTTGCCTCCGAAGGACTTCTTGGTCGTCACGACCAGCGTGGCTTTTTCATCATGCCGGTCAGTGCGACGGAGCTCGAGGAGTTGACGCGCACCCGCTGCTGGCTCGAGGAGCGGGCGCTTCGCGAATCCATTGCTCACCGCACCGCCGAATGGGAAGAACAGCTGGTGCTGGCACTGCATCGCCTGGGCCGCGCCTCACGCCTTTCGCCGCAAAGTCTCTCGTCGCTCGATCCGGATTGGGAGAAATTGCACCGCACCTTCCATCGGGTGCTGATCTCGGCCTGCCGGTCGCACTGGCTGGTGGGTTTCTGCGATCAGCTTTCCGATCACGCCTATCGCTACCGGCAAATGGCCAGTGACGGCGAAGGCATCCAGCGCGACGATTTCGGCGAACACCGGCTGATCGCCGAATGCGCGCTGGACGGCAATGCCGACGGCGCCGTCCAGGCCTTGATCGATCACTATCAGCTGACCGCTTCCATGTGCATGGAACGCTTCAAGCAAGGCGAAATCTCAAAAGCCGCCGCCTCGGTCGAACGCGCCCGGCGGTAA